From Ptiloglossa arizonensis isolate GNS036 chromosome 14, iyPtiAriz1_principal, whole genome shotgun sequence, the proteins below share one genomic window:
- the LOC143154284 gene encoding folliculin-interacting protein 1, with amino-acid sequence MMPLLDKLFPSRRSFKNNVQTFVASNVGAQEDDRNSALCLGTEQVRILLFRECEWRGRKLLFDSLSLEKRWRKNKSAAFDLKNNTEPTNSNSINFASSRSFERERTAEDDVSLLSEMVFGTVAMTYRGSSFKIHSMNSPPCIMCTKVFPATEHNTCKQSERVSDEGLGRSVNLDSNSSMRTILSQPSSGNLSGSDLNGGPRKNSTCSSTGSGWDIDIPPPMGSSQSLESNGSSGIGSLSSLRRRWLRVLSTSLARSDSDDAFGMQYWSENGGDNRDSHIKRHKTRLGLTMLVRLAKGHERRIEACLLEHMALLEGMLDRLRYFCIETGNVNAQNKGMQLSERLYRTSCQFIISLLRLLTNVNTRLNMRTPLLWHDVLLNSVRIEHKMSILHYSLQQMCQLLENIDTKSTNFFLSTVVTAVLTYHLGWIYTTLPIHDRQLMEKLGSWYPFNPLWAQLGDLYGALGNPIRVAHTVVAGDPQKIDLINSVLSFLSYFIRSGIVQKRYEYCCVTEEDIHEAGSLLEQAKIKRPHLFSTKVTYNERDTSTSQRVSRMPTRKQIPVQERPYDEGSGNAFLQCSYPQYPVDGLRAEGSVSPLKRSTTMESNLDSLMLKPLAFERDMKFMSKEFPRTDDEIEKTINNEKTCASSKVKIIVSDIASQDIDTTKTDTQHCSEFPLWNFEKKLENDETEEMFTNSKMNTFEGYNDTSIDTLKLYSSMPDFETGQSMASEIKNSHVLFMLGDEEKSVKSLSRPRLGYNCQCSYMFTRVPSTSAQLPEGVLRKIIQRNFPESSKSIQSPPGTPSSMAARSLGFCERCNGQGYVPPQNYDSCKQVLETPTNATEVLRTCGSSVGDGNVGLSRSNSLEALMEANSVIELPMPRSKKMKKTDLYQNTGFTKTLLQNRVKSEELHGINNSETGYTWGLVLQGLPKKKRKRKKKIVKPEDNKNNCEIEIEKEWWHYIREECLAGVRFPTVDQPIAESLCILADLDTWHVGIISNNTPSHAAPLPVGMSRLVANMLESFVYLWRKYHSASHCIGILEAKLREMWLKSEALAEMLMVTELCDASVINLTNALDLDAADIPLLLAVATSHSPEIAQRFGLTLT; translated from the exons ATGATGCCTTTGCTCGACAAACTGTTTCCTTCGAGGAGGAGTTTCAAGAATAACGTTCAAACCTTCGTAGCGTCGAATGTCGGAGCACAGGAAGATGATAG GAATTCCGCATTGTGTCTCGGAACAGAACAAGTTCGGATCTTGTTGTTCCGGGAATGTGAATGGCGCGGAAGAAAGCTTCTTTTTGATTCTCTCTCGCTGGAAAAACGATGGCGCAAAAATAAATCGGCCGCGTTTGATCTCAAAAATAATACCGAGCCGACAAACAGCAATTCTATTAACTTCGCGAGCAGTCGTAGTTTTGAG CGAGAAAGGACGGCCGAAGATGATGTTAGTTTACTGAGTGAAATGGTGTTTGGTACCGTAGCAATGACGTACAGAGGATCCTCGTTTAAG ATTCATTCAATGAATTCACCACCTTGTATCATGTGCACTAAAGTTTTTCCGGCTACAGAACACAACACCTGCAAACAAAG CGAGAGAGTGTCGGATGAAGGATTGGGTCGGTCCGTGAACTTGGATTCTAATTCCAGCATGCGAACTATCT TATCTCAACCAAGTTCCGGAAATTTATCAGGATCCGACTTAAATGGTGGTCCAAGGAAAAATTCCACTTGCTCTAGTACCGGCAGTGGGTGGGACATAGATATACCGCCACCGATGGGCA GTTCGCAATCATTGGAAAGCAACGGATCCTCGGGTATCGGTAGTCTCTCGAGCTTACGCCGAAGGTGGCTACGAGTACTTTCTACTTCTCTTGCTCGGTCAGATTCTGATGATGCTTTTGGAATGCAATACTGGAGCGAAAATGGGGGCGATAATAGAGATAGTCACATCAAGCGTCATAAAACAAGACTCGGATTAACGATGTTAGTGCGACTAGCCAAAGGCCACGAAAG AAGAATAGAGGCTTGTCTCTTAGAGCATATGGCTCTTTTGGAAGGAATGCTAGATCGTTTACGGTATTTTTGCATCGAGACAGGTAACGTTAACGCTCAAAACAAAGGAATGCAACTTTCTGAACGATTATACAGGACTTCCTGTCAATTTATTATCTCGTTGCTACGTTTGCTTACAAATGTTAATACGAGACTAAATATGCGGACACCTCTACTGTGGCATGATGTACTACTTAATTCAGTAAGAATAGAGCACAAGATGAGTATATTGCATTATAGTTTGCAACAGATGTgtcagttactcgaaaacaTCGACACAAAATCAACCAACTT TTTTTTGAGTACTGTTGTAACTGCTGTTTTAACGTATCACCTCGGGTGGATATACACTACACTGCCTATTCACGATCGACAATTG ATGGAGAAATTAGGTTCCTGGTATCCCTTTAATCCCCTATGGGCTCAATTGGGTGATCTGTATGGTGCATTAGGTAACCCCATCAGAGTAGCGCATACTGTCGTTGCGGGAGATCCCCAAAAAATCGACCTAATTAACTCTGTATTATCCTTCTTATCATACTTCATTCGTAGTGGGATTGTACAGAAACGTTATGAATATTGTTGCGTTACTGAAGAAGACATTCACGAAGCTGGGAGCCTTTTAGAACAAGCAAAAATAAAGCGTCCGCATTTATTCAGTACAAAAGTAACGTATAATGAACGAGATACTTCAACATCTCAACGCGTGTCGCGAATGCCTACTCGCAAACAAATTCCTGTACAAGAGCGTCCATATGATGAAGGAAGTGGTAATGCTTTCCTGCAATGCTCTTATCCTCAGTATCCTGTTGATGGATTGAGAGCAGAAGGATCTGTCAGCCCTTTGAAACGCAGTACTACAATGGAATCGAATCTTGATTCACTCATGCTGAAACCATTGGCATTTGAAAGAGATATGAAATTCATGTCAAAAGAATTTCCTCGCACCGATGACGAAATTGAAAAGACCATCAACAATGAAAAGACTTGTGCATCTAGCAAAGTTAAAATAATAGTCAGTGATATTGCATCGCAGGATATTGATACCACTAAGACTGATACGCAACATTGTTCTGAATTTCCATTGTGGAATTTTGAGAAAAAGTTAGAGAATGACGAAACAGAAGAAATGTTCACGAATTCTAAGATGAATACATTTGAAGGATACAACGACACATCAATCGACACACTAAAATTATATTCTAGTATGCCAGATTTTGAAACTGGACAGAGCATGGCtagcgaaataaaaaattcacatgttcTCTTTATGCTTGGTGACGAAGAAAAATCTGTGAAATCATTATCACGACCGCGGCTTGGATATAATTGCCAGTGTTCCTATATGTTTACACGGGTACCAAGTACATCTGCACAATTACCTGAGGGCGTGCtgagaaaaattattcaaagaaaCTTCCCAGAGTCCTCTAAGAGTATACAGTCACCACCTGGTACACCTTCAAGTATGGCAGCAAGATCGTTAGGATTTTGTGAAAGGTGCAATGGTCAAGGCTATGTACCTCCTCAAAATTATGACAGTTGCAAACAAGTATTGGAAACACCAACTAATGCAACTGAAGTTTTGCGCACTTGTGGTAGTTCTGTTGGAGATGGAAATGTTGGATTATCTAGATCAAATAGCTTAGAAGCTTTAATGGAAGCCAATAGTGTTATCGAATTACCTATGCCACG atcgaaaaaaatgaagaagactGATTTATACCAGAATACAGGATTTACAAAAACACTTTTACAAAACAGAGTAAAAAGTGAAGAATTGCATGGAATAAATAACTCTGAAACTGGTTATACATGGGGTTTAGTCCTACAAGGTTTgccaaaaaagaagagaaaacgaaaaaagaaaatcgttaaACCagaagataataaaaataactgtgaaattgaaattgagaaAGAATGGTGGCACTACATACGTGAAGAATGTCTTGCTGGTGTGCGTTTTCCGACTGTCGATCAACCAATTGCTGAATCACTTTGTATTTTAGCGGACTTAGATACTTGGCATGTTGGAATCATATCTAACAATACACCTTCGCATGCTGCACCTCTACCAGTGGGAATGTCACGACTTGTTGCTAACATGCTGGAaagttttgtttatttatgGCGAAAATACCATTCAGCATCACAT TGTATAGGTATTCTTGAAGCAAAACTAAGAGAAATGTGGTTGAAAAGCGAGGCATTGGCTGAAATGCTAATGGTGACGGAGTTATGTGATGCCAGTGTTATAAATCTTACAAACGCTCTTGACCTTGATGCAGCGGATATACCGCTCTTACTTGCAGTTGCAACTTCGCACTCGCCAGAGATAGCGCAAAGATTTGGTCTGACGTTAACTTGA
- the LOC143154213 gene encoding dnaJ homolog subfamily B member 13 → MSCGYDCFCNKRGVDYYGVLSLKKNCTDLEIKAAFSRLAIRYNPKRAKDESLGTVFALVTEAYDVLSDPLKRTIYDQFGEEGLKNGVPGAEEFIRPYIYHGEPMRTYREFFGTETPYADLLYTLSQPSSVLEFPEGRGLKRKEEPLIKTLYLTLLEIFYGGIKKMKIQRLVLVEDDKSRTVTKEKILTIPIKPGIPSGTRIVFPNEGDQGPTKIPADVIFITKDRPHETFRREGSDLHMTVDIFLREALTGTVVTVNTLDDRTLRIPITSVITPDYRKCVLGEGLPLSETPKEKGNLVMTFNIEFPVYVPVANKTYIQRAFDTSDDISDTEYIHRLILANKMHKNVDFDVPIRRSLNNLKVKQ, encoded by the exons ATGTCCTGCGGTTACGACTGTTTTTGCAATAAACGCGGCGTGGATTACTATGGCGTATTATccctgaaaaaaaattgtaccgatTTGGAGATCAAAGCAGC ATTCTCCCGCTTGGCGATACGATACAATCCTAAAAGAGCAAAGGATGAATCTTTGGGGACGGTTTTCGCCTTAGTAACCGAAGCATACGATGTCCTTTCAGATCCTCTTAAGAGAACCATATACGATCAGTTCGGTGAGGAAGGCCTTAAAAATGGCGTGCCCGGGGCGGAAGAATTCATTCGACCATACATTTACCATGGGGAGCCGATGAGAACTTACAG GGAATTCTTCGGAACCGAAACCCCTTATGCTGATCTACTCTATACACTATCGCAGCCTTCGTCTGtgctggaatttcccgagggaCGAGGATTAAAACGCAAGGAAGAGCCTCTGATAAAAACCTTGTACCTAACCCTACTGGAG ATCTTTTATGGAGGaattaagaaaatgaaaatacaaagatTGGTCCTGGTGGAGGATGACAAATCTAGGACAGTGACGAAAGAGAAAATCCTAACGATACCTATTAAGCCAGGCATTCCATCAGGAACGAGAATCGTTTTTCCGAACGAAGGCGACCAAGGCCCTACGAAAATTCCTG CGGATGTAATCTTCATCACGAAGGACCGGCCCCACGAGACCTTCCGAAGAGAGGGCTCTGACTTGCACATGACGGTCGATATCTTTCTGCGAGAGGCACTGACCGGAACAGTGGTCACCGTCAACACCCTCGACGACAGAACCCTTCGAATCCCAATAACGTCTGTCATCAC ACCAGATTACCGGAAGTGCGTACTTGGCGAAGGTCTGCCGCTATCAGAAACTCCAAAAGAAAAGGGAAATCTTGTCATGACGTTTAACATCGAATTTCCGGTGTACGTACCAGTGGCCAATAAAACCTACATTCAAAGAGCATTTGATACCTCCGATGATATCAGTGATACGGAATACATTCATCGTCTAATATTGGCAAATAAAATGCACAAAAATGTAGATTTTGATGTTCCGATACGTCGAAGCCTCAATAACCTCAAAGTAAaacaatga
- the LOC143154212 gene encoding uncharacterized protein LOC143154212 has translation MDDSGLILNLVQKAAIKMEVNGKSKTNCEILNSRENVPSPDQLMVMKNPFSCNLTEKPCVDCKKEKIEEPMFKVALRTTDEDLESDKENGSRKKIRVEPKQICSSREDFDEKEKIFVLQQLGRSQIRPEGFPTFVCIDSRVADSNGVKRKIPRPANAFMLFANEWRKKLAAENPRESNKDISVRLVSFPSFY, from the exons ATGGATGATTCTGGATTAATTTTAAATCTCGTACAAAAAG cTGCTATCAAGATGGAAGTTAACGGAAAAAGTAAAACCAATTGCGAGATTCTCAATAGTCGTGAGAATGTTCCAAGCCCTGATCAACTCATGGTTATGAAGAATCCCTTCTCTTGCAATTTAACCGAGAAACCGTGCGTCGATTGCAAAAAGGAGAAAATCGAAGAACCGATGTTCAAAGTTGCTTTGAGGACAACCGATGAAGATTTGGAGAGCGATAAGGAGAACGGGTCAAGGAAGAAGATCCGCGTGGAGCCGAAGCAGATTTGCAGTAGCCGTGAGGATTTCgacgagaaggagaaaattttcgtGCTGCAGCAACTCGGTCGATCGCAAATACGTCCAGAAGGATTCCCAACTTTCGTATGCATCGACAGCCGGGTTGCTGATTCGAACGGagttaaacgaaaaattccgaGACCGGCGAACGCGTTTATGCTCTTCGCCAACGAATGGCGCAAGAAGCTCGCCGCCGAGAATCCTCGTGAATCGAACAAGGACATCAGCGTTAGGCTAGTTTCCTTTCCCAGCTTTTATTAA
- the Cct4 gene encoding chaperonin containing TCP1 subunit 4 — MMALTASGDGRGALGQAYKDKSKPTDIRSSNINAAKAVSDAIRTSLGPRGMDKMIQAGNGEVTITNDGATILKEMNVIHPAAKMLVELSKAQDTEAGDGTTSVVVMAGSLLEAAERLLQKGIHPTLISDAIQKAADEAVRIMTFMSITVLVEEKQSLIQAAATSLNSKVVFQQSSLLAPLAVDAVLKVTEKGNEKAVDLNNIKVIKKLGGTVEDTELIKGLIFTQKSCNINGPKRIEKAKIGLIQFCISPPKTDMDHNVIVSDYAAMDRVLKEERAYILNIVKQIKKSGCNVLLVQKSILRDAVSDLAIHFLDKIKVMVIKDIEREDIPFVCKTLGCKPIASLDHFVAENLVNAELCEEVQTGNSKFVKITKIQNPGRTVTILVRGSNKLVLEEAERSLHDALCVVRCLVKNPAFIPGGGAPEIELALKLGAYAQTLSGVDAYCIKAFANAFEIIPSTLAENAGLNPIATVTELRNRHAKAEYAAGINVRKGAITNMLDENVIQPLLVSTSAVTLASETVRSILKIDDIVNTNQ, encoded by the exons ATGATGGCCCTAACGGCGAGCGGTGATGGACGAGGTGCTCTTGGACAAGCTTATAAAGATAAAAGCAAACCCACCGATATTCGAAGTAGCAACATTAATGCTGCAAAAG cTGTCAGTGATGCAATTCGTACTAGTTTGGGTCCCAGAGGAATGGataaaatg ATTCAAGCAGGCAATGGTGAAGTTACAATTACAAACGATGGTGCTACAATTTTAAAGGAAATGAATGTTATACATCCTGCTGCAAAAATG CTGGTTGAATTATCAAAAGCACAAGATACTGAAGCTGGGGATGGTACTACTAGTGTTGTTGTAATGGCTGGTTCTCTCTTGGAAGCTGCAGAACGTCTGTTACAAAAAGGAATACATCCTACGTTAATCAGTGATGCAATTCAGAAAGCAGCAGATGAAGCCGTGCGTATAATGACTTTTATGTCTATAACTGTTCTTGTGGAAGAGAAACAATCACTGATTCAGGCTGCAGCAACttcacttaactccaaa GTTGTCTTTCAACAATCAAGTCTTCTAGCACCTTTGGCTGTGGATGCAGTATTGAAAGTTaccgaaaaaggaaacgagaaagCTGTCGATCTTAAt AACATAAAAGTAATAAAGAAGTTAGGTGGCACCGTTGAAGATACTGAACTTATTAAGGGATTGATATTTACACAAAAATCCTGTAATATTAATGGGCCAAAGCGTATTGAAAAAGCAAAAATAGGCTTAATTCAATTCTGCATTTCTCCACCTAAAACAGAT ATGGATCATAATGTTATTGTATCTGATTATGCTGCGATGGATCGTGttttgaaagaagaaagagcttacatattaaatattgtaaaacaaattaaaaagtCTGGTTGTAACGTACTTCTAGTACAAAAGTCCATTCTCCGTGATGCTGTTAGCGATTTAGCTATACACTTTTTAGATAAAATCAAAGTTATGGTTATTAAAGATATTGAACGCGAAGATATTCCGTTTGTTTGCAAAACATTGGGCTGTAAACCGATTGCATCGTTAGATCATTTTGTTGCTGAAAATCTTGTTAATGCAGAATTGTGTGAAGAAGTACAAACTGGAAATTCAAAGTTTGTTAAG ATCACTAAAATTCAAAATCCTGGACGGACTGTAACAATTCTTGTACGCGGTAGCAACAAACTGGTTTTGGAAGAAGCAGAACGATCATTGCATGACGCATTGTGCGTAGTACGTTGCTTAGTGAAGAATCCTGCTTTCATTCCTGGAGGAGGAGCACCTGAAATTGAACTCGCATTAAAACTGGGAGCGTACGCGCAAACTTTAAGCGGTGTTGATGCTTACTGTATTAAAGCTTTCGCGAATGCATTTGAG ATAATTCCATCGACACTGGCAGAAAATGCAGGTTTAAATCCCATCGCAACTGTAACAGAACTTCGAAATCGACATGCGAAAGCTGAATATGCTGCAGGTATCAATGTACGAAAGGGTGCGATTACCAATATGTTGGACGAAAACGTAATTCAACCGCTTTTAGTTTCTACGAGCGCGGTTACGCTTGCTTCAGAAACTGTTCGcagtatattaaaaattgatgaTATTGTGAATACAAACCAATAA